Proteins co-encoded in one Tautonia marina genomic window:
- a CDS encoding DUF2997 domain-containing protein, which produces MSKIIEITVDPKGETRVETKGFAGAECRIASGFVEKALGQKTAEQMTPEFYQADQTRQDIRQSS; this is translated from the coding sequence TTGAGCAAAATCATCGAGATCACCGTCGACCCCAAGGGCGAGACCAGGGTCGAGACCAAAGGATTCGCCGGGGCTGAGTGCCGGATCGCCAGCGGATTCGTCGAGAAAGCCCTCGGTCAGAAGACCGCCGAACAGATGACTCCCGAGTTTTATCAGGCAGATCAGACCCGCCAGGACATCCGGCAATCTTCCTGA
- a CDS encoding DUF1257 domain-containing protein, with amino-acid sequence MSHIVTIKTEVRDAEAVKGACKRLDLDDPVHDTVRLFSGEATGLLVHLPGWTYPVVIDTANGQINFDNYEGRWGSQEQLDAFIQAYAIERAKIEARKRGHRVHEQPLPDGSVKLTIQVVGGVS; translated from the coding sequence GTGAGCCACATCGTCACCATCAAGACCGAGGTCCGGGACGCCGAGGCGGTGAAGGGCGCCTGCAAGCGGCTCGACCTCGACGACCCCGTCCACGACACCGTTCGGCTCTTCAGCGGCGAAGCGACGGGATTGCTCGTCCATCTGCCCGGCTGGACGTACCCGGTGGTGATCGACACCGCCAACGGACAGATCAATTTCGACAATTACGAGGGTCGTTGGGGCTCGCAAGAGCAACTCGATGCCTTCATCCAGGCGTATGCCATCGAACGGGCGAAGATCGAGGCACGAAAACGGGGTCATCGCGTCCACGAACAACCTCTCCCCGATGGCTCCGTGAAGCTGACCATTCAGGTCGTCGGGGGTGTCTCTTGA
- a CDS encoding AAA family ATPase, protein MTLSERLSEYVRAAFSGIWIQSHEHDDALLEMGSVARANDWNLVSWDIDRGMAINGQVANPEITPAAADPLSAIKALNSVGNPSGTTILVLRNFHRFLGSAEIVQALDSAISQGKQNGKIVVILAPVVQIPVELERLFAVIEHDLPGRDQLEQIARAIATEPGELPEGDDLGMVLDAAAGLTRVEAENAFSLSLVRHGRIVPETLWELKTGMLKKSGLLTLHRGGERFDDLGGLDALKSFTKKALAGARHGTGVRPRGVLLLGVPGTGKSAFAKGLGNETGRPTLVMDVGALMGSLVGQTETNIRQALRIADAMAPSILFIDEIEKALAGVQSSGQTDSGVGARLFGTFVTWLSDHESDVFVVATSNDVSKLPPEFSRSERWDGTFFLDLPAQKERAVIWDQYVSKFGINPDQSYPIDEGWTGAEIKSACRLSALLDVPLVEAGRNVVPVSVTAAESVERLRNWASGRCLSANRPGIYTRNQGGLLPPGNPKFINPSMN, encoded by the coding sequence ATGACCCTCTCGGAGCGCCTGTCGGAGTACGTCCGTGCCGCATTCAGCGGCATCTGGATTCAGTCCCACGAGCACGATGACGCCCTGCTGGAGATGGGCTCCGTTGCCCGAGCGAACGACTGGAACCTCGTTTCCTGGGATATCGACCGGGGCATGGCCATCAACGGGCAGGTCGCCAATCCGGAGATCACCCCCGCCGCCGCCGACCCCTTATCGGCGATCAAGGCGTTGAATTCCGTGGGAAATCCCAGCGGTACGACGATCCTCGTGCTCCGCAATTTTCACCGGTTCCTCGGGTCAGCGGAGATCGTCCAGGCCCTCGACTCGGCGATCAGCCAGGGCAAACAGAACGGGAAGATCGTCGTCATCCTGGCGCCGGTGGTGCAGATTCCGGTCGAACTGGAGCGTCTGTTCGCCGTCATCGAACACGACCTGCCGGGTCGGGATCAACTCGAACAGATTGCCCGAGCAATCGCCACGGAGCCCGGCGAATTGCCCGAGGGAGACGACCTGGGCATGGTGCTCGATGCGGCGGCGGGGCTGACGAGAGTCGAGGCCGAGAACGCCTTCAGCCTGTCCCTGGTTCGTCATGGGCGGATCGTCCCGGAGACCCTCTGGGAATTGAAGACCGGGATGCTCAAGAAGTCGGGGTTGCTGACCCTGCACCGGGGCGGCGAGCGTTTCGACGACCTGGGAGGACTGGATGCCCTCAAGAGCTTCACCAAAAAGGCACTGGCCGGTGCTCGCCATGGTACGGGAGTACGACCTCGGGGCGTCCTGCTCCTGGGCGTTCCTGGGACTGGCAAGTCGGCCTTTGCCAAGGGCCTCGGGAACGAGACGGGTCGCCCGACCCTGGTCATGGATGTCGGAGCCCTGATGGGTTCCCTGGTCGGGCAGACCGAGACGAATATTCGCCAGGCGTTGCGAATTGCCGATGCGATGGCCCCCTCGATTTTGTTCATCGATGAAATTGAAAAAGCACTCGCGGGAGTGCAGTCCAGCGGCCAGACCGATAGCGGGGTCGGGGCCCGGCTCTTCGGGACGTTCGTGACGTGGTTGTCGGATCACGAATCGGATGTCTTCGTGGTTGCAACGTCCAACGACGTATCGAAATTGCCCCCGGAGTTCAGTCGTTCGGAGCGCTGGGACGGGACATTCTTCCTCGACCTTCCCGCTCAGAAGGAGCGAGCCGTCATCTGGGACCAGTACGTCTCCAAATTCGGGATCAACCCCGACCAGTCGTACCCGATCGACGAGGGCTGGACGGGAGCCGAGATCAAATCAGCGTGCCGCCTCTCGGCCTTGCTCGACGTGCCCCTGGTCGAGGCGGGCAGGAACGTCGTGCCCGTCTCCGTCACGGCTGCCGAGTCGGTGGAACGGTTGCGCAACTGGGCCAGCGGGCGCTGCCTCTCGGCGAATCGGCCCGGCATCTATACCCGCAACCAGGGCGGGTTGCTGCCACCCGGAAACCCGAAGTTCATCAACCCTTCGATGAACTGA